In Siniperca chuatsi isolate FFG_IHB_CAS linkage group LG24, ASM2008510v1, whole genome shotgun sequence, the DNA window GAAACCTTATAGGAGCCCGAAAGAGGATCTGATACCCCAAAATGAGTTACACAGCCCCAAGATTCAcccataaatacagtatgttgaccACAAAATACATTAGACATATTAGATCATTTGTTacagttcacccaaaaagtCACAGTTCAAATCCCAAATTTGGTGTAACGACTAAGAATTAGTTATAATCTCAAAATTACTTTCACCCCCAAATGTTGCATTGCACCCAAAATGTGTTAGTTACAATCAGAACATTTGGTTTGAAGGAAAACCGTGaactaatgtttatttgtaataaGTTCTGCACCCAAAGCAAACAGAACACCGAAAGCAGAGCGCTGGTTCAGAATGATTTATTAAACAAtacttaatataataataataataataatgttcaaGGGAGGCAAAGTCTTTGAGTTGGGAAGCGGAGCTGGGGAGCGGGTGGAGAAGCAATTCATGAATTTTatcaatataaatgtaaagatttcattcattcactgtcGTCTGGATGAAAAGCTTCTTAGAGTTAGATTTCAGTGGCAGGACTTTTCTTTCAGCATTTCCCACAAATGCTGCTGACGTTAGTCtataatcaattattttaaattgagtattttgacatttttaatgcataaaacgatttatttttcatgtgtacagtgtgtcttTCCCCTATATTCAGTCAGTTAcatgtaatttaataaaaatagaaataacaataatgaattTTATCATGAATCATTTAGGTGTGGCTCATGTTTTGGGAACACCTCaataaactgtaattttactgtgttcttaacaaagtttaaaaaaaagttttttaaaggGGGGTGGCGCATGGGTCTGGAACTCGTACTCTAACTGACAGCGGGGGCTTGTTGCAGGTCGATGATATCCGAACCAGCAGAGCCTGTATGTTTGGATAAACCTGTTGAAGCGGACTTTGTGTGAACTTTCGAGCTAAGGAAGTTAGCGCAGCTTGCTAGCAGGGAGACCaaactgtgtttttcaaaacagaCAGACGCGAACAGAGCAGGTTTGTGCACTTTACTTGTTGTTTCACTTTGAACTGCTGGGAAACCAGCTGCGGGGGAAGAAGTGTTCACATCCTCAAAACCAACACAAAGTCCGAGTAAGTAAAGACCCAGTGgattcactttatttttgatggaaatgtccccaCAACGACTGGAAAACTCTCATATGtgcttacagtatattatatatgtgattGAGTTGTACAGGCTACAGTATTTTATGGAggcttacacacaaacacactgacaaagtaATATTGATCTCAAATGCAGCCCACAGCCCAACTGCCGCTGTCTTCAGGACTATAGACTATTTGCAGACAACATAATGGGCAACAGACTATATGACAACACGAAATACAGCAAATTCGTGCTGAGAAGAGAAGGTTGGTGTTGATGTAATAAAGTGACGTTAGCAGCTGTTTGTAAAACATCATGTCACGATTACAGCAGCTGAACTAAGAGTTTGATCATCTTAAATCATTAATACAACTTGTGAATACAGAAGCATCACTGGTGGCATCCTGCTGTATATTCCAGCTGTGTCGCGCCTCTTGTGGACAACACCTGCCGAAAAGACTTCCGCAATAAAAGCCAATAAAATGAAGAGTAGTAGACTGGATGTGGTTTCTTCacgttgctttttgtggaacttcacACTAACGGTAGCTCAGCTGGATTTGCTGTTACACGAAAGCCCCTCTGCTCTCACTGGTGATATAAATTGTAGGTCATATCGCCCTTCAGCTTAAGACGAAGACTTACGCAACAACCAGGGTTGTGATAACAGCTTAAAAATCCTTCAAGGACTATGGTACTTTTTATTGgcatattttaatcatttatttatttatgacttGTTGCTCTTAAGcaattcttgtttttgtttttaaccctGTGCATGCAGCTTTATTACCTTCTTCTATTGTGTATTGTTTCAATCTATATTCATATGCTAATATAGATTGTGTAAGCTAAATATGCTGCATTTCCATTGACCGCAATAGTTTACATGAGGataaaattcaaaatactgtcaaaaaatTACCAATTTTTATGACATCTACTACACTACATGTACCATGACATCaaagttttgtaatttttttcatgAACTTTGGAGATTTTGTCACAATATCACAGGGAAGAGGAGGGACAACACATGAGAGGACAACACATGACTTAAATTTAGTTAAATAAATCTTTAGTTAAGTTAAACAATGGCAATGTAAAGTATGTAAATCAGCAACATCAGTAATGTTTTGCGTGTTTGAATGAGTGTATAGTGAAGTGCagtgaacaaagaaaataaacacaagcaaAAAGCCAAACGACAAACCATATGcccagtgagagagagaaactgactGAATCCACCAGCTTATAAAGTtgaggagcagcagcacaggTGACAAACAGTGATGCACTTCCCTTCTAAAAAGGGAAAGACAGCCCAAACAGGAAGTCAAGAGGTTTGTCACAAtttatttacaaacaaaacatcaagTAGCTCCTCTGAATGTGCTACAAGCTTTAGCCACAAGGGACATCTGCAGAAACACGATGGACTccaaacaggagagaaaccatttagttgctcagtttgtggtaaaaaaTACTTCGGGAAGAACTCCTTAAATACTCATATGAGACTTCATTCAGAAGGAAAACGTTTCAGCtgttcagtttgtaaaaaaacttttccatggagaggagaggttgtgagacacatgagaatccacacaagggagaaacccttcagttgttctgtctgtggtaaagGATTCACGCAAAGCTCAGCTTTGACCAAACACTCAATAGTTCATACGGGGGAAAAACCTTTCagttgctcagtttgtaaaaaaacgTTTCCATGGAGAGCAGACGTTGTGagacacatgagaatccacacaggggagaaaccatttaattgttctgtctgtggtagaGGATTCACAGAAAAGTCAACTTTGACTAAACACTTAAGAGttcatacaggagaaaaactttcagctgctcagtttgCAGAACAAGTTTCATTCAGAGACGCGATTTGTCCacacacatgagaatccacacaggggagaaaccatttacttgttctgtctgtggtagaGGATTTTCACAAAAGACACACCAGATACAACACATGAGAagccacacaggagagaaaccatttagttgttccGTTTGTGGTAAAACATTTGCACGAAAGGGAACTCTTAGAGAACACTTGActgtccacacaggggagaaaccatgTAGTTGTTCTATCTGTGGTAAAACATTTGCACGAAAGGGAACTCTTAGAGAACACTTGACTgcccacacaggagagaaaccatgtagttgttctgtctgtggtaaaacatttcattgtgAAAGGAACTCTTAGAGAACACTTGAAtgtccacacaggagagaaaccttGTAGTTGCTCTGTCTGTGGTAAAACATTTGTGCGAAAGGGAACTCTTAGAGAACACTTGCCtgtccacacaggagagaaaccattttgttgttctgtctgtggtaaaaCATTTGCACGAAAGGGATCTCTGAGAGAACACATGCGAAGCCACAAATTGGAGAAACCCttcagttgttctgtctgtggtataAATATCGCACGAATGTCAGATTTGACTTCACACTTAAGAGTTCATACAGGAGAAAAATCTTTCACATGCTCAGTTTGTAAAGCAACTTTCAGTGACAAAAGCAATTTGTCGAGACACATGAGAATGCATActgagagaaaccatttagttgttcagtttgtggtaaaacaTTTGCACTAAAGGGAACTCTGAGACGACACATGActgtccacacaggggagaaaccatttagttgcaGCATTTGTGATAAAAATTCACTCAGCTCCGTtatttgaaaacacacaagtgTGCTGGTGAGAGCAGCGGAAGTAAATTAAGCTGCAGAGATGCTTGTTGAGCCGATTCCTTTCAGCAGGATATAAGTACTGAGGGCAAGACTTGGCTCAACACTGATAAGTTCAAAAGTGTGTTACAGATTCCAAAATAAGTCAGTGCTTCATCTTGTattctattgaaaatattatataatatttgaaagaatacattaatacgTTACCtgtttctagtaggttatttcttctCTTACTATTTTAATTCTACATAatcctccaccttattttagtatttactcacaaactactgtCCTCTGCTCCCCTTGCTTTTccatcagttttttttccccacacacacgcTAGGGCTGGGAGATATATTGCATATATTCAAATATCACAACTCATGTGAGACTTCATTCAGAAGGAAAATgtttcagctgctcagtttgtaaaaaaaacttctcaacacacagaggagaaacgatacagctgcagtgtttttgacAAAGATTCACTTGGCTCAAAAACCATCAGTGTGTTGGTCGTCAatcctcacagcttcatcaaagccAAACTGAAGAGAACAGAGATGCAGAGCATTTGAAAACagaagctgatggagaggactgtggaggactagaaccagccaggaactcagaTCCAGATAGACATTTACAACCAGCTACTCATGACAAGACATCGGACTCCTCTGaacctgagactgatgacagttgtgattGGGAGGAGACCAGGGAACCTCAGTCAGGCTTAAACCCTCTGCAAAACAATGAAGTACCTGTAAGTGATCAGGAATGTAATACTGGAAAAACATCAAGTAGCTCCTCTGAATGTGCTACAAGCTTTGGTCACAAGGGACATCTGCAGAAACAAGATGGACTccaaacaggagagaaaccatttagttgttcagtttgCGGTAAAAGATACCTCGGGAAGAACTCCTCAAAGACTTCATTCAGAAGGAAAATgtttcagctgctcagtttgtaaaaaaatcttttaaacgGAGAGGAGATTTTGTGGTGCACATGAGAGTCCACACATTGGAGAAACCCTTCAGTTGTTCTGTTTATGGTAAAGGATTCACAAACAGCTCAACTTTGAACTCACACTTTAGAGttcatacaggagaaaaacctTTCACATGCTCCGTTTGTAAAAGAAGTTTCAGTCTCAGAAGCAATTTGTCCaaacacatgagaatccacacaggggagaaaccattcGGTTGCAGCATTTGTGATAAAAGATTCACTCAGCTTGCTAACATGCAGGTGAGAGCAGCAGAAGTTGTGATTGGGAGGAAACCAGGgaacctcagtcaggtttaaacccTCTGCAACACAATCAAGTCCAACCAGGAGAGAGACCATTTAAATGTTTAGTTTGTGATAAAAGATTCACCATCATTATTCACgctcaaagctctgtgtgtgttgtgttcaaggccagagcagcagaggccagactctgctggacctggacctggacctggacctgaacctgaacctggacctggacctgagccCAGCTGCATGTCCTTCAGGAGTTACCGGTCAAaggaaaatattgattttaaacGAGGACATGTCTCTGACAGACAGTAAGTATTTGTCAGCATTAAAAGTGTTGGACAGTCTGAcctaaaatgtttatatttccctcctcatgttgctcactgctgatgtttgtcCTCATTAAGTCCAGTCTGACCAGTTGTCCTTATAATGTTCATGTTCTCCtagagtgatgatgatgaaggtcagaTGAAGATTAGtattaaaggacaggttcaggTGTTTTCCAGTCTGTCCCTAAACAACACTGACGTGCCCACATTCACACTGAAAGAGTTGTTGGTGGCTGGAACTGGTCCTCCTGTGCACACTGGCCCTGAACAGATCTCTTCCTCATGTGATTTCAGTGGAAGTGGTGGAGGACAGAATCCACAGTCCTGgttctgtgtaaaaacacattgtaaagttcagctgaggataatatgaggcttcagcagtctgacttACACAAATCAAGTGGGGATCTTCCAAAGTCTCTTTAGTCTGAAACTGCTCTTTGAATTTTGTCCTAAAAAGCTTCACCTACCAAAGTCTGTAAATAACAGTCAGGATATTTGTGGAGAGTCTAGTAATGCAAACGTTAGAATACAGGCCAACAGTGTCGCTGCTGACGGACCCCACAGTTCAGTTTGTTATCtgtcagtaacagtaaaatCTGCTCAGAGATCAGAACATTTAGTCCTGGTTTGGTCCAATATTTTATAGGAAAATGAAGCGATGATACACAGACTGAAATCATTcagcttcatgttttattgaactTTGGTGTGTTGATCCTTTTCTTGCTGATAGCTGCTAAtttctccagcagcttctgTGTATGAAGACTAAAAAGTGAATTTCCATCCCTTGtggtcttcctctctgtccaccAGGATCTATGGGAGACCtgaacctggacctggacctggacccagctgtgtgtccttcaagAGTGACCGATCAAATGGTCGCCTCTTTAATTTTAAAGAACAACCCTCTGCTGTAAAGAGGTAAGCtgttaataacattaacatattacTGATTCATGTTTCGATACAAGaatttaaaacttcaaaacaaaactagTATAAAGAACGACACTCGCTTTCGATACCACGGAAAAATATGCAAAAGTCCTAggcacacaaatatatatatatatatatatatatatatat includes these proteins:
- the LOC122871976 gene encoding LOW QUALITY PROTEIN: gastrula zinc finger protein XlCGF8.2DB-like (The sequence of the model RefSeq protein was modified relative to this genomic sequence to represent the inferred CDS: deleted 1 base in 1 codon); this translates as MRIHTGEKPFTCSVCGRGFSQKTHQIQHMRSHTGEKPFSCSVCGKTFARKGTLREHLTVHTGEKPCSCSICGKTFARKGTLREHLTAHTGEKPCSCSVCGKTFHVKGTLREHLNVHTGEKPCSCSVCGKTFVRKGTLREHLPVHTGEKPFCCSVCGKTFARKGSLREHMRSHKLEKPFSCSVCGINIARMSDLTSHLRVHTGEKSFTCSVCKATFSDKSNLSRHMRMHTERNHLVVQFVVKHLH